The nucleotide sequence CAGTTGTCTCTGTGAGACTTTCATGGCCATATAACAGTCTGAAGTAGCTGTGTAAGAGCACACCCAATGAAAAGAAACATGGCCATACACAGTTCCGTTACACGGAAGTTGAGAAAAGAGGAACATCCTTTTTTTGTCAGCTCTGACATACCACGAAAAACCACAACTGAGTTTTACATACTGCAGCAGAGACATCTTGTGCGTATAAGTGTGTATGAGTAGGCCTATATGTTCGGGTAACCAATAAACATTGACAATACGGACAGGTGGCAGTTTCAACAAATCCAGAGTAAAGGTAACAAAATTAATTGACTTTgagatatatatttattaagaaatataaatagtaaagtgtaattCACATCATAATGCAGCCAGCGTTGAACATTTTTCTGTCTTGGTAGCCGTGACCGTTAACTCTGGCATTTATATTTTAAGGTGATGAATGTCAACCtaaaagtttattttgttaAGATATAATATCTTAATGTTATTATGCATGTTTCCATAGCATTCCATATTTCATATAATGTTATAGcattgtgtgtctgtatgtAAACTTTATTTCACAATTTAAAGGTCAAACATTTATGCTACAGATTAAAAAGATAGACATGAAGATATCTATCACACGTGTTTGATGCATGATGCTTGGCCTATTTCAGTTTACATACATGCAATgagctaaataaaaaaaaacttcacccacacacagacacgcaccaacacacccAAATACATAGCGGTCGATTAGATGCTACCAAAAGAGGAACTGTGGTTCCATGTGATTTGTGTATAAACGGGAAGTATTTCCCATGGTGAACTTGACTAGGAGTCCAACAGCATGATCGTGCTCACAGGGTAGATGAagcaaacatacagtacaagaGTACTGGTGATGTGTGTTCATGCTAATCATGTGATTATCATAATGCTTTtgactttgtttgtttgtccatCCTTAGTACTCTCGATATTCTCTTACATAACAAGACTCCAATAgcatttgtatattaaaatttGTCATTTCTATCATTTGCAGAATGGCAACGTGGGACCTATCAGTCACTGTGGAGGATCTTGGTCCTGATGCTCCGCCCCTCAAAGTCAGCGTGACCTCTGACTTGCACATTGGTGGAGTTTTTCTTAAAGTAGTAGAGAAAACCCGTGAGTTACACTTTAGATAAAGGTCACCCTGTGTTTGAGATATTTTACAGACAAGTTATTCAGTTCTTCATAGGTTTAAGAAGTTGTAATTTCAGCAGCAATGTTATGCAGGTTTCTTTAATCGTCATTGAGATATTCCTGTGCCCACATGTGTAGAGCTGAAGAAGGACTGGTCCGATCACGCCCTGTGGTGGGAGCAGAAGCAGCAGTGGCTGCTCCGGACGAACTGGACGCTGGATAAATGTGGGGTGCACGCAGATGCTCGCCTCATTTTCACCCAACAACACAAGCCAGTTCGGCTGGGCCTGCCGAATGGGGCGACGCTGAAAATGCGGGCGTGTTTTTCCAGTCCTGTGTTTCGGACTGTAATGGGAATCTGCAGAATTCTTAGTAAGTCAGCTCTGAGGATAATTCATTTAGGATAAAAACGGTCCCGGCAAAACTATCTTGAGCTGGCATGTGTTGAACTTCTCATTTATCGTGTAAGTAGGTGTCatgtttaaaaatcttttatcTCATATGAATCGCTTTCAGATATTCGTCGGCCAGAGGAGCTCTCCTTGCTCCGTCCTgttgaagaaaaaaagaaaaagaaagataaaGATTCCTTAGAAGAGGTGTATGACATTACGCATCTGCCTCTATCCACAGGTGCACAAAATGACGCATACAAGAACTTACAGTACAACTATATAtatcaaatacaaaaaataacctACTGAAGCAGTGATATTTATTCatcagtttaaaaaataaagtagtTTAAATCTGGACTGTATGTGGACACAGGTTCTGGTCAGATTCTGTGTAACGGAATGCCGGCCCATTTTGCTGAATCTCCAAAAACTGAGGACGCATATAAAATGCTGTCTGTTAGTCAACCCTCCCCTCCACCTGAAGCCATGGCGAAAATCTATCGGCCAGCCAGTGTGGTggacaaaacacacattcacagcaGGTACAATTGAGATGCGagctttaaaaatatctttcattgtttcttttttaatatgAATGCTTTTTCGGTTTCCTCGAGGTGGTTGGATTCATCTCGCTCACTAATGCAGCAGGGAATGAAAGAAAATGACAAACTTTCGATGCGTTTTAAATACTACACTTTCCATGATGTGGATCCCAAGGTATGAGTCTCTTTACAAAGAAGTGTGCGTTGAGTGCTCAACTATAGGACAGAAAACATCACAAATAGTTTCggaattgtttattttacatgAAGTCAGTTCTGTTTTCATTGTAGTATGATGCAGTGCGTTTGACGCAGCTGTATGAACAAGCTCGATGGGCTATTCTCCTGGAGGACATAGACTGCACAGAGGAAGAAATGATGCTGTTTGGAGCCCTACAGGTAACACCTTAGAGAAACATTTTATGGACTAAAAACTATAGATCCTAATGGAGAAAAGTGTAATAGCACAACTACTAAATTAGTCAAAAGCATTGCAATAGCATCCAAAGAACATTAACAAAACATGATACTTTCTAATATCTGTCTCTCTAAATTTCTCTTTTTCAGTATCACATAGGAAAACTGTCCTTGTCTCAGGATGCGGTATCTTCCTCTCAAGGGATGGATGACCTGGAGTCTGCCCTGAAATCTTTGGAGGTCAAGATGGTGGGAGAGAGTAACAGCACAGACATGCTGGTGAGAGACCTCTGTTAGTCTGTGGAACGTTTCAATGAATGTAATTAACAGAGAAGAGATGTATAGGGAACATTCAGAGGCGCTTTCTTAAACTAACAGTATTGACTTCTTATTTTCTGCAGGATAACATGACTGCTCCAGAACTGACAGactatttgaaaatatttcGGTAAGGCtcatttttgttatattgtaCTCTTGTCTCGAGTAAATATCTGTGTCATATCTCACTTATTTTTACCCTTTAGGCCTAAGAAACTAACTCTAAAGGGTTACAAGCAGTTCTGGTGCAAATTTCAGAACACATCGATCTGCTATTATAAGAGTAAAGAGGATCGCTATGGAGAGCCAATACAACAACTCGAACTGAAAGGTGCCTCTTACTACTTCACTGGCTAATGCCACAAGTAGACACTGTctattttaaaggaacagttcacccttaaatgaaaattctgtcttcatttactcaccctcgagttgttccaaatctgtatacatttctttgttctgataaacagagagaaagatattcagaagaatgcttgtcaccaaacagttcttggccaccattgactaccatagtaggaaaatttgctttataaatttctttgttctgttgaacagaaaagaagatattttgaagaatgtaggaaagcaaacagttctggggcacttttgactaccattgtcatttttcctactatggtagtcaatggtggccgagaactgtttggtaacaagcattctcccaaatgtctttctctgtgttcatcagaacaaaatatatactgtataaacagatttgaaacaacttgagggtaaataaacgatgacagaatttttggggggttaactgtccctttaaataggttattatttgtttttattttatcttgtCAAATATCTCTCTTTATAAAAGTCACTAATGACTGTGTCAGTATGAACACTTTGTAAAAAAAGGAGAGGAAAAACTTCAAGATCTTCTAGATTGACCAAACAATGCCATGCAAATAGAATGAACAATTTGCCACAAATCCCCTTGTCTTTTGAAAAGAAGAAAGATTTCTTTAATCcttttataaatgaaaaaaactcactgaattattttattgGAGCCATATTTGCAGTGTGCAACGTGTGCATGCTTTCACACCTTTGTGGTTGGTGAGACCACAGCAGAAACACATGGTAAAATAAATAGTGCATGTGATAAGTTACCGATCTGTGTTTCTGAAGGTTGTGAGGTGGCCCCTGAAGTAAACGTTGCAGGTCAGAAGTTCTGCATCAAACTCCTCATTCCTGCACCAGAAGGCATGAATGAAATCTATCTGCGATGTGAAAATGTAAGCAACCATTAAGGATCTCCATCGTTAAAAATGGGGTTTAAAACTGTCTAATAAAAATCTGCTATAAATTAAGTCTAAATTTATGAATAATTTATTGATTGTTTCTCCACCTCCCTCGACCCAATCAGGAGACGCAGTATTCTCAGTGGATGGCAGCTTGTAAACTGGCCTCCAAAGGCCTGACCCTGTTGGACAGCTCGTATCAAAGTGAAGTGAAGAACATCCAGTCTTTTCTCACCATGCAGCGCTCCAATTCTGCAGCTGCCTCTGCACAAACAGACGAGAGCATCAATACACACAGTCTTGTCTCACCAAGATACCACAAGAAATACAAGCCCAAACAGGTGCAGAGATGATGAAAAATGTTTCCAGATCACTTAGCAATTTCATTTGAGCTCAGTACTGCCATGTTTGTTTCACTTCATTGTACTGTATTGGTTTAGCGTTAAAATAATCTTTGATTTTGAATAATTCTTATGATTAATCCTGATTATCTAGTTAAGAGTTTTGCTTGAAAGATAATCGCCAGAATCTCATTTCTTCTTATTCTCTACAGTTAACCCCTCGTATTCTGGAGGCTTATCAAAATGTTGCCCAGCTTTCCTTGACGTCTGCCATGTTGAAGTTTctgcagatctggcaagctctgcCTGATTTTGGAATATCCTACTTTATGGTCAGGTGAATAGACTGtggattttaaacaaaaaaacatagttATTTGACAATGAATAATATGGAAATGTGGTTTCAGAATATCAACAAATTATTGACACATTCAGTCTAAATtgaaaggatagttcacccaaatatacaaattctgtcatcatttattcaccctcatgtcgttcaaaaccaaatatgaagatgatgttttgagaaatgtttcagtggttttgtgtccatacaatggaagtcaatgggggccaatgttgtttggttaccaacgttatTTCAAAagatcctcttttgtgttctgcagaagaaagaaagtcctacatGTCACCctatgacataagggtgaaaaGATAATGAACCTTTTtaacaaactttcatttttgggtgaaaagaAGCAATGTGAAAACACAACTTCTGCTAGCTGAGATGATGCAGCATTTTATTCCCATCTTTCCTCAGGTTCAAAGGCAGTCGTAAGGATGAAGTTCTGGGCATCGCTAACAACCGTCTGATCCGTATAGATCTGGGAGTTGGAGATGTGGTGAAAACGTGGCGCTATAATAACATGAGACAGTGGAATGTTAATTGGGACATTAAACAGGTAGGTTACAGGAATACGTGATCAATTGAAATATTCTCATACCACCAAATGACACATCTCATGTATTACACTTGCTAGTGTTCAGTACTTAAACATGGCTGTCTTCAAAAGGTGGCCATTGAATTCGACGGAAACATTAACATAGCGTTCAGCTGTGTGAATGCAGACTGTAAGGTTGTGCACGAGTACATCGGAGGATACATCTTCATGTCCACACGTTCTCGGGAGCAAAGTGATACGCTGAATGAAGAGCTGTTCCACAAACTCACTGGAGGTCACGATGCTCTCTGAGCACAAAGGAACAGCTTACAGAGAAAAAAGACTAAAGCCACAATTGGAGGAAACTGATAAGAAGTGTTAGGACGGGACTGCAACAGCACCCTTCATTttacttatatacagtatatacagtattagttATAAATAATGAGCGTACATTAGGGAGCTATGATTTAAATAGAAAAATTGTGAGTACCTGTAGATGGCAAATGAAACCTGTGTGTTTTTCATGTCATGTATTAACACGTTTTAGTCATTATGGTGCATTGACGTTTCATCAAACTATATACTTGGTGCCTATATACAAAAGgaatgatttaaaatgtataatattctGAAATAATCTAAATGTAGTTGGTCATAATACATTGAGTGCCTTTCTTAGAAGTCTGTCTGTATTATTACCAGTATTATCTCATTTGTGTAACAGCTCAGGAAACCACAGTATATCATTGGCTACCAGGCAAAGGTTAATTGGTCTGCGCTCTTCAATGCAGAATGTCTTATCGCTGTACAACAGAGTTTCAGTTAACTGTGTTGTACCATTGTCTCTGTCAGTGTTGTTTTTAGATTCAGTCATGCCTGGGAGAGCTTGGTTTTTACTCATTAAGTTAACAAATGTCATCTCTGCAGTGTTTTTCGAATGAGTTTCACAGCATTGCTAATTCTCAATATCCAGAACAGTATAACTGTATAAAAGTCGTTTGATCTTCTCTAAAGGCACAATTTGTTATAACAATTTCACACATTGCAAATActtaatgcatttattaatgcTCCTGGAGGTCATTGTCCTGCAGAGTTTGATCAAATGCATCTGTCTGTAATTTTAAAGATATCTTGAAGACCTTAGTTAGATGACTTaggtgtgtttttaaataggTTGGAAACGTGTTCACCTCATTTTAACACACTTTTAAACCAAGAAGAGCTATTTGTGAAAATTGACCAGGACAAATTTCATTTACCAGGACAAATGTATGTATTtagtcggtcttgctgtgttaaaaactgcaatagtattacgcagagtcgttcaggaaaagcccctggttctttcactttcgatttctccatatatcaaacaaaacaagtaacggtacatatcaaaacaataatagcagtggagtattatccacccaagatggcggcgccactgcaacatgatgcaacatagggcgtgacgtcagctttaCGTTctctatacattttatcagtatgtgtgttctgtTTCCTAGGACCATCAAACCCATGACAGATCAAGACAGCTAAAGGAATACATGCATACTGTCTATTTTAAAGGATGAAGTTTTGCTAACTTTTTTACTAGAAAAGTACttgtttttttagtaaaaccaAGTAGAGGGAGGAGTATTCCAATTTACATACAGTAAGCTCTTTTAACATCCAcatataaaaaa is from Triplophysa rosa linkage group LG13, Trosa_1v2, whole genome shotgun sequence and encodes:
- the fermt3b gene encoding fermitin family homolog 3b codes for the protein MATWDLSVTVEDLGPDAPPLKVSVTSDLHIGGVFLKVVEKTQLKKDWSDHALWWEQKQQWLLRTNWTLDKCGVHADARLIFTQQHKPVRLGLPNGATLKMRACFSSPVFRTVMGICRILNIRRPEELSLLRPVEEKKKKKDKDSLEEVYDITHLPLSTGSGQILCNGMPAHFAESPKTEDAYKMLSVSQPSPPPEAMAKIYRPASVVDKTHIHSRWLDSSRSLMQQGMKENDKLSMRFKYYTFHDVDPKYDAVRLTQLYEQARWAILLEDIDCTEEEMMLFGALQYHIGKLSLSQDAVSSSQGMDDLESALKSLEVKMVGESNSTDMLDNMTAPELTDYLKIFRPKKLTLKGYKQFWCKFQNTSICYYKSKEDRYGEPIQQLELKGCEVAPEVNVAGQKFCIKLLIPAPEGMNEIYLRCENETQYSQWMAACKLASKGLTLLDSSYQSEVKNIQSFLTMQRSNSAAASAQTDESINTHSLVSPRYHKKYKPKQLTPRILEAYQNVAQLSLTSAMLKFLQIWQALPDFGISYFMVRFKGSRKDEVLGIANNRLIRIDLGVGDVVKTWRYNNMRQWNVNWDIKQVAIEFDGNINIAFSCVNADCKVVHEYIGGYIFMSTRSREQSDTLNEELFHKLTGGHDAL